ATGTATTTAACTTAAACTGACTATACCTAATGGGACTGATTAAAATTTGGGTCACGTGTGACCTCTCCTGTTGTCATGTTTCCCTTTTTAGATTTCTTACATTAAACTTTTATAACTCGCCcacctccccctctctctctcccacccctctcctcttcctcaggaAACCCCATAGTCTCCATCTGACCCTCTGCGCCTCCCTAGTGCGGTCATGTCTGTGTCCCTGTCCAGCATCCCTGTAGTGCTGAAGGACACGAGCTACCACGCCGGCATGCTTAAAGCCAGTCCGGCTCGTGGCTTCTTCCCGAGCCcccaccatcaccaccaccctTACATGGACTTCTTCCCCCGGACTCACAGCCTCCTTCACCCGCTCAAATCCCTCGGGCGTCTCGTCTCTGACGCTCAGGGTTCCCTGCCGCTCAGCCTCCACGGAGGAGCCCCACAGTTCCCTCACCACGCTTCAGTCCTGCACGAGCACATATTAAACGCTTCAGGTGTGCCCTACCTGAGCCTACCAGGGCAACCGCTGCACTCCAAACCGGAAGAGTTGGCAGCGGTGGTGACGGAGCACGCGGCTGGTCCGCTGTCCTCTGACTTTAGCAGCCCGTCCAGTGAGAggtcctcctctacctcctcttcctcacctcCGAAAGAGACTGTATTTCGGCTACGGAATGCAGAGCCATCCCCGGAGAAGACACGTACCTGTTTTAATTTCAGCGAGGATGATTTATTCATGGTGCTGTACGGTTATTCTGGCAACCAGGACCGGAACGTGGGTCACGCGATATCAGGACTGACACTGCCGGAAAAGACAGGTAAAATTtcaaactaaaattcatttagTTTATGGAACGTGTTTTCGATTTGTTCCTGGATGGTTCCGGCTAGCTAAAATAATCAGTAGCGCATAGGAAAAAATATTGAATggtgataaataaaaaatatttcaaattgtgtttttcagtttctGACTCCAACATACTTCCACTCGACAAAGAGGCGCTTGATCTCCCTGAAGGTAACAAACTTTCTATCAGGGAAAAAAAACGTggtttttttcctgttaattatttttaaaaataagatgaCAATTTAACGCTGTCTTGTTGCTTTTTGCAGGATTAACTATCATCCAGACGGCGTGGGGAAACGTCACACATCGTGGGGTTTTCACTGACAAAAGCAGCATCCCTAAAGGCACGCGCTTCGGACCTTTCCAGGGAAAACTAGTCAACACGAGCGAGATTAAAACCTACGATGACAACACCTTAATGTGGGAGGTAATGTGTCGATAGTTATAAAATTCTCTAATTATTGAAGTTAATTCAACtcgattaaaaaattaatatttttcctCCTTCAGGTTTTTGAAAACGGCAAATTGAGTCACTTTGTGGACGGCAGAGGAGGCTCAGGAAACTGGATGTCTTTGGTGAAATGTGCCCGCTTTCCAGACGAGCAGAATCTGAtcgcagtgcaggtgcagggtCAGATCTTCTACGAGGCCTGCAAAGAGATCCGGCCAGGGCAGGAGCTGCTAGTGTGGTATGGGGACTGCTACATGCAGTTCCTCGGCATTCCTCTTACTCTGAAAGACCCCAGCGAGGAAAACAACGTGATCTCCACTACAGAAGGTCAGAACCTTCTCCTCGTTTTTACCTttctttctgtttaatttgaccAAATATTAAATGCGTTTGCTTCCATATTTCCACAGATGCTGGTGAGGGATTCAAGTGTGACAGATGCGGAAAAGTGTTCGCATACAAGTACTACAGAGACAAACACTTGAAGTACACACGCTGCGTGGACCAGGGTGACAGAAAGTTCCCCTGTCACCTTTGCAACAGATCCTTCGAGAAAAGAGACAGACTAAGGATCCACATTTTGCACGTGCACGAGAAACATCGGCCCCACAAGGTACTAAAACAGCGGAACGTGCATGCTGCGACTAGTGCAGGGAATCTGAGTTTATCAGGCACAGGTCGATAGGTGAGCGGAAGTTTGTGATGCTGGGAGGACAGCTCCCTGCAGTGTCTCTAACAAATGGAtacttcacatttttatttagaatcgtaaaaatgcattttactgTTAGACTGGGTTGTGTTTAAAAATACCGTTCAGATTTGAGTGTGACGGAATtattactctgtttttttttaagtctagagaaacttttaaaatatatcaactttgaaatgaacaaaaagatGACAGGATCTTTTAAGTCATTGTTTAggtttatcttttaattttttagttctgtttttttctgcagtgttCGGTGTGTGGAAAGAGTTTCTCCCAGTCGTCCAGTCTCAACAAACACATGCGCGTGCACTCAGGAGAGAGACCATACAAGTGTGTCTACTGTAACAAGGTGGGAAGACTTTTATTTGACCCAAAACTATCGATATACCTTTTTTAATCATGGATTTAACCTCAATGTGTGGTAGCAAGTAAACTACGGTTAGCTCACTTAAACAACAGAAGCAAGAATCTTACTTTGCTATGTCTCCGTTACAACATCTGATtgcttcaaatatttttttggaaattacatttttatttagtcatttattttgaaagcttgtAGTCTCCTGTTGTATAAGGCCTATAGGCCAGGGCACCCCTGAATTTCATCTAAGCACCTCTAAAAACGTACAACAGCAGGTGTCCCGCCAGGATGttgcaattttaaattttggaatgcaaaaaaaataaaataaataataataataataataataataataatttaactGATAATTTCATGTCAGGATGCCGGGGGaattaacccattaaagcctgaaaacaaaaattatagccagaaaattctaattttttggaagtgaaatgtttatttcactttctactgaaatagatttaaaaaaaaaaatccagatttccgtaaaatttaacattttttttttttgtatctcatttgataaatttggtgtttttggtaactgctaatccacttgagggcatttttatcatttatcggattgtattcagaatttttaaaagtaatttattgatcctaATGATGAGATAGATGTATCATAAAAGTTTGTATCAAATACGATACAACAGCTTTAAGGGAATTGCTACATTaataaatggcagaaaatctgTAAATTAATATGCAAAAGAAGTTTTTTGGTCATCTCAGATTTATATTTGGACCATTTTCTTGATGGACATGCTTTTTTAAGGGGCGGAAAAAGACTTGTGTGATTTACTGTAGAAGAATAAGTAATAAAGGTCTACTATGTCTGGCGATACAGTATTAAATGTCCAGAATTCTTGCTGATATAACGTTTGATAGTAATGGCATTAAAATATGGCTTATCAACGATGAGTGGACTTGTGATATAGTGGAGGGAAAATATGTGTATTTCATCATTAAATGAGGGGTTCAGCAGGAAGATTGAACACCTCCAAGGAACTTTACAtgtcacatatttttaaagaagcTGAGCAGTCCGGAAGATATTAGAGAAAAGGAAACTTCAGACATTTCCGGTCGAGACATTTTTCCACTGGAAGCCTAAGGCCTTTAcaatacttaatttttttattcctcTCTTTGGTTCGACCTTTGGGCCCTCTTCCTCGCCTCTCTTCTCGTCTTTTTAAACCTGCAGTATCCCGGATCCTTGTTTCATGGTGCATTTGGCGCGAGCCCTCGTTATTGTCTCTTTGGCAGGGCACGCTCCGCGGAGACACTTACATGCTAATTATCGCCAGATGCACACCCACCCTTTTGTCTGCCGAGATTATACTTTTAATTTACGGCTCTAGAATGGGCAGaagtttttttgttctttttcctcccatttttatGCGCCGGAGAGGGTTTTGTTTAAGCTAATCCTCCTTCTCCTGATCTGGACACTGAAGGCGAAACGGCACCAGACCAGAGGGTTTCCGTCTTTTTAAGGGGCAGACAGAATATTATGTAAATAAGAGAGATAAAATGTCTTTAGAAATCTTTCATATAACGGTAAATGTCACTTGTTTTTAACAGATCTTTTGTTTAGCTTATTTAGAAAAATCACGGTTACCATTCTGCTTGGACTAACTTGTCAAAAAATAGGCCAATAACAAAAGCAAATTTTATATCACAGTTTATAAACAGCGACTAAAATCCAAATTTCTCAGTAATGCTACTTTTTAGATTGTGAAGATATGAGTAGAAAGAAATAATAAAGCCATAACAACTGTGTGTTGTCCTCCAGGCCTTCACTGCCTCCAGCATCCTCCGCACACACATCCGCCAGCACTCCGGTGAGCGGCCCTTCAAGTGTAAGCACTGCGGGAAGGCCTTCGCCTCTCACGCCGCCCACGACAGCCACGTCCGCCGGACTCACGCCAAGGACAAGCCGTATCCGTGTGAGCTGTGCGGGGCTACTTTTCAGGAGGAGCAGGAGCTTCAGTACCACATGAAAAGTCACAAAAGTAAGAAATGAAGCTGTTATTTAGTTGAGGCCTAGGCTCACTAGATGTAGACTGTAagctcatttttaaatgttttgtggtTGAGGCTTGAGTTAAGATTTATATTTAAAGGGTACAGCAttgaaataaagacacaaagcttatttaaaaagaaatagacAACTTAGACCTTATGATGTGAACTGTATTACTGCATAAAATCACTGTGGCTGGTTATTTCTTATAGGAAATGAGCCATTTAGGAGCTAAAATAcaattcttatttttgttttttaaaggtataaacttgtgtttttttttccaaatgatcattgttttttgcatgtgcatgtgcacacacaAGTAAATGATTGATTCATTCAGCAGAATTAAACGTTGCACTGACTCTGTTAGAAACCCAtcatttatttgtctgttttgtcaTTCTGCAGAGATCTTGGACAGCACAGTTATCCAGTCTTCTCCAAGCAGAGGGTTACAAGAGGACTCCATGTTTGCTGTAAAAGACAATCCAAAAGTACAGAAAAACTTTCCTTACTCTGGATTAACTGTTATAAATCCTGAATATCGGCCCTGGAACTAGACGAAAAAACTGTACTCAAAAACTTTACATGATACAGCCATTGTTAATCTTGTACAATGGGCTGTTTTACAGGATTTTatgattcaaataaaataagactTCAAAAATGAAGACTGGCATGAAGTCATAAAATAACAGTAACCAGGCCTGTAAGGTAGGCTGTCCTGTTTATATGTCATCATGTAAACGCTGCTTTATAAAGGGTTCCTCTATAGACCTATTTAAATAGGCTCATCATAATTTAAATTGTTGACAAATGTATCTATATCTATTTATCATGTGTTAAAATCTGATGTCTGTTTTGTCGCTTAAAGCTTTCTCTCTGTGATAATTTTCCTAACCTAATGTAACtgaatcataatttaaaaagattattattattatatcattattgttattgttacaTAGGGGTTTCTTGCattaaataatgcttttaaagcaATGTTTTTATCAGTGTAGACTGGAGCCTATTTGTGTATAAAACTCCTGTTAAGCTTTCTCTTAATTTATTATGTGTAATTATATTTTTACTGTAATGTAAAGCTGCAACACAACCAAAAATTGTTCTGGTTTGTTCTCTATGTGCGTCtgcttttttcataaataaataaaaaatcagcgCATGGAAACACCTCTGGAATATGGTAGcccattcatttatttagattCAACTGCATGTATAACAGGTTTAATCTAATGtgacaacatttatttttattacattttggaATTACACATATCAGAGAAAATCTCTGCATTTACAGGTtagaaaaaatggt
Above is a genomic segment from Cheilinus undulatus linkage group 19, ASM1832078v1, whole genome shotgun sequence containing:
- the prdm14 gene encoding PR domain zinc finger protein 14; protein product: MSVSLSSIPVVLKDTSYHAGMLKASPARGFFPSPHHHHHPYMDFFPRTHSLLHPLKSLGRLVSDAQGSLPLSLHGGAPQFPHHASVLHEHILNASGVPYLSLPGQPLHSKPEELAAVVTEHAAGPLSSDFSSPSSERSSSTSSSSPPKETVFRLRNAEPSPEKTRTCFNFSEDDLFMVLYGYSGNQDRNVGHAISGLTLPEKTVSDSNILPLDKEALDLPEGLTIIQTAWGNVTHRGVFTDKSSIPKGTRFGPFQGKLVNTSEIKTYDDNTLMWEVFENGKLSHFVDGRGGSGNWMSLVKCARFPDEQNLIAVQVQGQIFYEACKEIRPGQELLVWYGDCYMQFLGIPLTLKDPSEENNVISTTEDAGEGFKCDRCGKVFAYKYYRDKHLKYTRCVDQGDRKFPCHLCNRSFEKRDRLRIHILHVHEKHRPHKCSVCGKSFSQSSSLNKHMRVHSGERPYKCVYCNKAFTASSILRTHIRQHSGERPFKCKHCGKAFASHAAHDSHVRRTHAKDKPYPCELCGATFQEEQELQYHMKSHKKILDSTVIQSSPSRGLQEDSMFAVKDNPKVQKNFPYSGLTVINPEYRPWN